From Onychostoma macrolepis isolate SWU-2019 chromosome 05, ASM1243209v1, whole genome shotgun sequence, one genomic window encodes:
- the casr gene encoding extracellular calcium-sensing receptor, which translates to MRFHLKFYWHYLVLLGFSGVISIYGPHQRAQKTGDILLGGLFPIHFGVASKDQDLAARPESTECVRYNFRGFRWLQSMIFAIEEINNSSTLLPNITLGYRIFDTCNTVSKGLEASLSFVAQNKIDSLNLDEFCNCTGNIPSTIAVVGASGSAVSTAVADLLGLFYIPQISYASSSRLLSNKNQYKSFMRTIPTDEYQAIAMAAIIDHFQWNWVIAIASDDEYGRPGIEKFENEMFHRDICIDLNVLISQYIDEAEIRRLADRIENSTAKVIAVFASGPDIEPLIKEMVRRNVTDRIWLASEAWASSSLVAKPEYLDVMGGSIGFALRAGHIPGFKEFLQQVHPKKSSHNEFVREFWEETFNCYLEDSPRNEDSENGSTSFRPLCTGEEDIASVETPYLDYTHLRISYNVYVAVYAIAQALQDILTCTPGKGLFANGSCADIRKVEAWQVLKQLRHLNFINSIGEKVRFDNGSELSANYTIINWHRSPEDGSVVFKEVGYYSIHNKNGAKLSIDKTKILWNGHLTEVPFSNCSEECEPGTRKGIIDGKPTCCFECTECSDGEYSDHKDASVCSKCPNNSWSNGNHTSCFLKEIEFLSWTEPFGIALALFAVLGVLLTAFVLGVFVQFRDTPIVKASNRELSFLLLFSLICCFSSSLIFIGEPQDWTCRVRQPAFGISFVLCISCILVKTNRVLLVFEAKIPTSLHRKWWGLNLQFLLVFLFTFVQVMICVVWLYNAPPGSYKNYDIDEIIFITCNEGSMMALGFLIGYTCLLAAICFFFAFKSRKLPENFTEAKFITFSMLIFFIVWISFIPAYFSTYGKFVSAVEVIAILASSFSLLACIFFNKVYIILLKPSRNTIEEVRCSTAAHAFKAAAKATLRHSSASRKRSSSVGGSSASSPSSSISMKTNGNEMESPSTRRHSQKPRVSFGSGTVSLSLSFEEARKNSVK; encoded by the exons ATGAGGTTTCATCTGAAGTTTTACTGGCACTACCTGGTTCTGCTGGGTTTCAGCGGTGTAATTTCTATCTATGGCCCACACCAGAGGGCCCAGAAGACAGGTGACATACTGCTAGGGGGGCTTTTCCCAATACACTTTGGAGTGGCATCCAAAGACCAGGATCTTGCAGCAAGGCCAGAGTCAACTGAGTGTGTCAG ATATAATTTTCGTGGATTCCGTTGGCTACAATCTATGATCTTTGCTATAGAGGAAATCAACAACAGCTCTACTCTTCTTCCAAACATCACGCTTGGCTACCGTATATTTGACACATGTAACACTGTCTCGAAAGGCCTGGAGGCGTCGTTAAGCTTTGTTGCACAGAATAAGATTGATTCACTCAACTTGGATGAGTTCTGTAACTGCACAGGGAACATCCCATCAACCATTGCAGTGGTTGGGGCATCTGGATCTGCAGTATCTACAGCAGTGGCTGACCTTCTGGGCCTCTTCTACATTCCTCAG atcagctaTGCTTCGTCCAGTCGACTTCTGAGCAACAAGAATCAGTACAAATCCTTCATGAGAACTATCCCCACAGATGAGTATCAGGCTATTGCCATGGCTGCCATCATTGACCACTTCCAGTGGAACTGGGTGATTGCTATCGCCTCTGACGATGAATATGGCCGGCCGGGTATTGAAAAGTTTGAGAACGAAATGTTTCACAGGGACATCTGCATTGatcttaatgttttaatttcacaatacATAGATGAAGCTGAGATTCGCCGCCTGGCGGACCGCATCGAAAACTCAACCGCTAAAGTCATTGCCGTGTTTGCTAGTGGACCAGATATTGAGCCACTCATTAAAGAGATGGTGAGGCGAAATGTCACAGACCGTATCTGGTTGGCAAGTGAGGCGTGGGCCAGCTCTAGCCTGGTTGCCAAGCCAGAGTACCTTGATGTCATGGGAGGATCTATTGGCTTTGCACTGAGGGCTGGCCATATACCCGGCTTTAAAGAATTCTTACAGCAAGTGCATCCAAAGAAGTCCAGCCATAACGAGTTTGTGAGAGAATTTTGGGAGGAGACTTTTAACTGTTACTTAGAAGATAGTCCAAGGAATGAGGACAGTGAAAATGGCAGCACAAGTTTCAGACCACTGTGCACCGGTGAAGAAGATATTGCAAGTGTGGAGACGCCGTACCTGGACTACACACACCTAAGGATTTCTTATAACGTGTATGTGGCTGTTTATGCCATAGCACAGGCACTTCAGGACATACTAACCTGCACACCTGGAAAAGGATTGTTTGCTAATGGTTCTTGTGCAGACATTAGGAAAGTTGAAGCTTGGCAG GTTCTGAAACAACTGAGACACCTCAACTTTATAAACAGCATAGGGGAGAAGGTGCGCTTTGACAATGGCAGTGAGCTCTCAGCAAATTATACGATCATAAACTGGCATCGATCACCTGAGGATGGTTCTGTTGTATTTAAGGAGGTTGGTTATTACAGCATACATAACAAGAATGGGGCCAAGCTTTCCATTGACAAGACTAAGATACTGTGGAACGGCCATCTAACTGAG GTACCTTTTTCCAACTGTAGTGAGGAGTGTGAACCTGGAACCAGAAAAGGGATTATTGATGGCAAGCCCACATGCTGCTTTGAGTGTACAGAGTGCTCAGATGGGGAGTACAGTGATCATAAAG aTGCCAGTGTTTGCTCTAAATGCCCAAACAACTCCTGGTCTAACGGCAATCACACATCCTGCTTTCTGAAGGAGATTGAGTTTCTGTCCTGGACCGAACCATTTGGGATTGCTTTGGCCTTATTTGCAGTTCTTGGGGTTCTGTTAACAGCTTTTGTGTTGGGTGTTTTTGTGCAATTCCGTGATACTCCAATTGTGAAAGCATCGAACCGAGAGCTGTCATTTCTTTTGCTTTTCTCACTCATCTGTTGTTTCTCTAGCTCTCTTATATTCATAGGTGAACCACAGGACTGGACGTGCCGTGTACGGCAACCAGCTTTTGGAATCAGCTTTGTGTTATGCATCTCTTGCATTCTAGTTAAAACCAATCGTGTCCTACTGGTGTTTGAAGCCAAAATCCCCACCAGTCTCCACCGTAAATGGTGGGGTCTGAATCTGCAGTTCTTACTTGTGTTCCTGTTCACATTTGTGCAAGTGATGATCTGTGTGGTTTGGTTGTACAATGCTCCACCAGGGAGTTACAAGAACTATGACATTGATGAGATCATCTTTATCACCTGTAACGAGGGCTCCATGATGGCATTGGGCTTCCTCATCGGTTATACGTGCCTGCTGGCAGCTATTTGTTTCTTCTTTGCATTCAAGTCTAGGAAACTTCCTGAAAACTTCACAGAGGCCAAGTTCATAACATTTAGCATGctgatttttttcattgtttggaTCTCCTTCATCCCCGCATACTTCAGCACGTATGGCAAATTTGTCTCAGCGGTTGAGGTCATTGCCATTCTGGCCTCCAGCTTCAGTTTGCTAGCCTGTATCTTTTTCAACAAGGTGTACATCATTCTCCTAAAACCATCCAGGAACACAATTGAGGAGGTTCGCTGTAGCACAGCAGCTCATGCTTTCAAAGCAGCAGCAAAAGCGACACTACGACACAGTTCTGCCTCCAGGAAGAGGTCAAGCAGTGTGGGTGGGTCCTCTGCCTCCTCGCCCTCTTCCTCAATCAGCATGAAGACCAATGGGAATGAAATGGAGTCCCCCTCTACACGGAGACATAGTCAGAAACCAAGGGTGAGCTTTGGAAGTGGAACGGTCAGTCTCTCCTTAAGCTTTGAGGAAGCTAGAAAGAACTCAGTCAAATGA
- the eif4e1b gene encoding eukaryotic translation initiation factor 4E-1B isoform X1, with protein MASCAVQLIDKVTRKKVEKLKFETNILKGPYMKHPLQNRWGLWFYKNDKSKMWQDNLRLITKFDTVEDFWALYNNIQPPSKLSSGCDYSMFKDGIEPMWEDRSNKCGGRWLITLAKQHRRTELDHFWLETLLCLIGEGFGSFSRDICGSVINIRAKGDKIAIWTSNAENCETVTYIGNAQHSTKHCVVNQKSNTSYFKLLSWAVFSPIHHIMNRRDIYWRKEQKNLHLCK; from the exons ATGGCGTCGTGCGCTGTACAGCTG ATTGACAAAGTAACGAGGAAGAAGGTTGAAAAACTGAAATTtgaaacaaacattttgaagGGCCCTTATATGAAGCACCCTTTACAAAACAG ATGGGGTCTTTGGTTCTACAAGAATGATAAGAGCAAAATGTGGCAAGACAATCTAAGGCTCATCACCAAGTTCGACACAGTTGAGGACTTCTGGGC CTTATACAACAACATACAGCCGCCAAGCAAACTCTCCTCTGGCTGTGACTACTCTATGTTCAAG GATGGCATTGAGCCCATGTGGGAAGACAGGAGTAATAAATGTGGTGGCCGCTGGTTGATTACTCTAGCCAAGCAGCATAGACGCACAGAACTTGACCATTTTTGGCTGGAAACG CTGTTGTGTCTTATTGGAGAGGGCTTTGGCTCCTTCAGTCGGGATATCTGTGGAAGTGTAATCAATATTCGTGCCAAAGGGGACAAAATTGCCATCTGGACCTCCAATGCTGAGAACTGTGAGACAGTGACATACATTGG GAATGCCCAACATTCAACCAAACACTGTGTGGTGAAtcaaaaatcaaacactagctACTTTAAGTTACTTTCATGGGCTGTGTTTTCCCCCATCCATCACATAATGAACAGGAGAGACATTTACTGGAGGAAGGAACAAAAGAATCTTCATCTCTGCAAATAG
- the eif4e1b gene encoding eukaryotic translation initiation factor 4E-1B isoform X2 codes for MASCAVQLIDKVTRKKVEKLKFETNILKGPYMKHPLQNRWGLWFYKNDKSKMWQDNLRLITKFDTVEDFWALYNNIQPPSKLSSGCDYSMFKDGIEPMWEDRSNKCGGRWLITLAKQHRRTELDHFWLETLLCLIGEGFGSFSRDICGSVINIRAKGDKIAIWTSNAENCETVTYIGKKYKESLGLPQKLVIGYQAHADTATKSNSITKNKFVV; via the exons ATGGCGTCGTGCGCTGTACAGCTG ATTGACAAAGTAACGAGGAAGAAGGTTGAAAAACTGAAATTtgaaacaaacattttgaagGGCCCTTATATGAAGCACCCTTTACAAAACAG ATGGGGTCTTTGGTTCTACAAGAATGATAAGAGCAAAATGTGGCAAGACAATCTAAGGCTCATCACCAAGTTCGACACAGTTGAGGACTTCTGGGC CTTATACAACAACATACAGCCGCCAAGCAAACTCTCCTCTGGCTGTGACTACTCTATGTTCAAG GATGGCATTGAGCCCATGTGGGAAGACAGGAGTAATAAATGTGGTGGCCGCTGGTTGATTACTCTAGCCAAGCAGCATAGACGCACAGAACTTGACCATTTTTGGCTGGAAACG CTGTTGTGTCTTATTGGAGAGGGCTTTGGCTCCTTCAGTCGGGATATCTGTGGAAGTGTAATCAATATTCGTGCCAAAGGGGACAAAATTGCCATCTGGACCTCCAATGCTGAGAACTGTGAGACAGTGACATACATTGG TAAGAAGTATAAAGAAAGTCTTGGGCTCCCGCAGAAACTTGTCATTGGATATCAAGCCCATGCAGACACTGCAACTAAGAGCAACTCCATAACCAAAAACAAGTTTGTTGTTTAA